Proteins from a genomic interval of Thunnus thynnus chromosome 5, fThuThy2.1, whole genome shotgun sequence:
- the LOC137183631 gene encoding troponin I, fast skeletal muscle-like, with translation MSEKKMSSSRKHHLKSLMLSIAKGLLEEEEREQERERTRYMAENCPPLSMPRSMQELQELCREIHHKIDGIDEERYNLEMKVGKADKEIDDLKIKVQDLMGKFKKPVLRKVRMSADAMLKALLGSKHTVNMDLRANLKQVKKEVKEEDKELRDVGDWRKNIEDKSGMDGRKKMFEAEA, from the exons ATGTCGGA GAAAAAGATGTCTTCGAGTCGCAAGCATCATCTGAAG AGTTTGATGCTGTCCATCGCTAAAGGTttgctggaggaggaagagagggagcaagAGCGAGAGAGGACTCGGTACATGGCTGAGAACTGCCCTCCTCTGTCCATGCCCAGGAGCATGCAGGAGCTGCAG GAACTGTGCAGGGAGATTCACCACAAGATCGACGGGATCGATGAGGAGAGATACAACCTGGAGATGAAAGTCGGCAAAGCTGACAAGGAG ATCGACGACCTGAAGATCAAAGTCCAGGACCTGATGGGCAAGTTCAAGAAGCCCGTCCTGAGGAAAGTACGCATGTCTGCTGACGCCATGCTGAAAGCTCTGCTGGGCTCTAAACACACAGTCAACATGGACCTGAGGGCCAACCTGAAGCAGGTCAAGAAGGAGGTGAAAGAGGAG GATAAGGAACTGCGTGACGTCGGCGACTGGCGTAAAAACATTGAAGACAAATCTGGCATGGACGGGAGGAAGAAGATGTTTGAGGCAGAGGCTTAA